The genomic interval ACCCACGGTGCCCGTAAGGGTCTCGCGGATACGGCGCTGAAGACCGCGAACTCGGGTTACCTGACGCGCCGTCTCGTGGACGTGGCACAGGACGCGATCATCGTGTCGACCGACTGCGGCACCGAACGCGGCCTGACGATGGAACCCATCGTCGATGCCGGCCAGATCGTTGCTTCGATTGGTCAGCGCGTGCTCGGCCGTACCGCTGCGGATGACATTTTCCATCCGCTGACGGGCGACCTTATTGCTGCCAAGAACACGCTGCTGGAAGAAAAGCATATCGACGTCATCGAGGACGCCCGGATCCAGTCGATCCGTATCCGTTCGCCGCTGACCTGCGACATGCGCCAGGGCACCTGCGCGGCCTGCTATGGTCGTGACCTTGCTCGCGGTACTCCCGTGAACATGGGTGAAGCTGTGGGCGTTATCGCCGCACAGTCGATCGGTGAACCCGGTACCCAGTTGACCATGCGTACGTTCCACATTGGTGGCACGGCTCAGGTGGTTGACAGCTCGTTCCTCGAATCCGGTGCTGAAGGCAAGATCGCCATCCGCAACCCGAACGTGGTGGCTGTTGAAGGCGGCAAGCTGGTCGTCATGGCCCGTAACGTGTCGCTCGCAATTCTGGACGCTGAAGGCAAGGAACGCGCCACCCACAAGGTGACGTATGGCTCCAAGCTGCTGGTCAAGGAAGGTGAAAGCGTTCGTCGCGGTCAGCGTCTGGCTGAATGGGACCCCTACACCCGTCCAGTTCTGGCCGAGGTCGAGGGCGAGGTCGTGTTCGAAGATCTGGTCGATGGTGTCTCCGTTGCGGAAAACACCGACGAAGCGACCGGCTTCACCAAGCGCGTTATCATCGACTGGCGCACCAACCAGCGTGGCGAGGGCCTCAAGCCGGCTCTGGCGATCGCACGTGGCGGTGCAGTTCAGAAGGTGGAACGTGGTGGCGACGCCCGTTACCTGCTGTCTGTGGACGCCGTTATTGCGGTTGAGCCAGGCGAGAAAGTATCGCCCGGTGACGTGCTGGCGCGTATTCCTCTGGAAAGCGCCAAGACCAAGGACATCACGGGCGGTCTGCCGCGCGTGGCGGAACTGTTCGAAGCCCGTCGTCCGAAGGATCACGCCATCATCGCCGAGATCGATGGTACCATTCGCTTTGGTCGCGACTACAAGAACAAGCGCCGCGTCATCATCGAGCCACACGAAGAAGGTGCCGACCCAGTCGAGTATCTGATCCCCAAGGGCAAGCCATTCCACCTCCAGGAAGGCGATGCTATTGAAAAGGGTGAATATATCCTCGACGGCAACCCAGCGCCGCACGACATTCTGGCAATCAAGGGCGTGGAAGAGCTTGCTCGTTACCTCGTCAACGAAATCCAGGAAGTCTATCGTCTGCAGGGCGTGTTGATTAACGACAAGCACATCGAGGTGATCGTTCGCCAGATGCTGCAGAAGGTCGAGATCGTGGATCCAGGTGAAACCGGCCTGCTCAAGGATGAGCAGCTCGACAAGCTGGACTTTGACGAACTCAACGACGCGCTGATTGCCGATGGCAAGAAGCCCGCGACGGCTAACCCCGTTCTGCTCGGTATCACCAAGGCATCGCTGCAGACCCGTTCGTTCATCTCGGCTGCTTCGTTCCAGGAAACCACCCGCGTCCTCACGGAAGCGGCGATTTCCGGCAAGGCCGATCTGCTCGAAGGCCTGAAGGAAAACGTGATCGTCGGTCGTCTGATCCCAGCCGGAACTGGCGCAGGCATCTCCTCGGCCAAGCTGATCGCGACCAAGCGCGACGACCTGATCCTGGACGAACGTCGCCGTCAGGCGAACACGGTCCAGATCGCAGCACCTGCTGCCGAGTAAGGCTCGTTACAATATTGAATGATGGAAGGGGGCCGAAAGGCTCCCTTTCTTTTTGGTCTGTGCGCTTGGTTTGATCCCAATCATTGCTCGCTTGTGCAGGGCGATGTTAGTCAGACTTGGACCCCACCCAGCGAGAGATCAAGCGATGACATATAAGACAATCCTGGTTGCAAGTGACGGATCGGAACTGGCCAAGCGTGCTGTCGTTCAGGCAGGCGCCATCGCTAAGGCGCTGGGTGCATCGCTTTCGGTTGTCACGGTGTCATCGCCGCCACCGACTTTTGCTGCGGCCGAAATTGGCTGGAGTGTTCCTCCCAATGTGTTTGACCAGATCCACGCCGCCAATGATGCGGCCGCGTCCAAGATCTTCGCGCAGGCCAAGGTGGCATCCGGTATAGCGATCAGCAAAAGTGTGCATTTCCAAAACGCATCGCCGGCCGACGGCATTATCGAAACTGCCAAGCAGCTCGGGGCCGACCTGATCGTCATGGGATCGCATGGCCACTCCGGTCTCAACCGTTTGTTGCTGGGTAGCCAGGCTACCAAGGTGCTGGCGCATTCGACGGTTCCAGTTCTCATCGTCAAATAGGTGGACGTTCCGAGTACTGGTGCAAACAAGAAAGGGGCCGATATGGCCCCTTTGCAAATACGGCGATAAGTTTGGCGCTTAGTAGCCAATGTGTTCGGAAAACTGGTGCACGATCTGTTCCCAAAGGTCGAACTGGGACTCCAGATACTTGGCACTGACACCCTGGACGAGGTCCAGATCCATCTCGACGCACGCATCATCATCGCTATCAAGATAGGCTCGGCTGAAACGCTTGTTCCTGTTCCAGTCGTTTATATCTTCAAGGGAGGGCTTGTTGTCGAGGAAGCCGATATAGAAGTTGATATCTTCGCATCGTTTGTTCTTGGTGCAGTTCTGGAAGAAAATATGGTAGTCGAGGCCGTCCATATTTCCCGAAATCTGCGGGTCGCCGTTGCTTTGCTTGGTGAGTTCTGCCTTGCCATAGCCGCGCGCGATGCTGAGAATTTCGCCGGTATCGGAGCCGGTGAGCATCGTTTGGGCCTGCGAGGGAGCCGAGAGGGTCGCGGCAAGGGCGGCGCCTGCGATCATCGTGCTGAATTTCATTCTATTCTCCTTCCCGACGGGAGGTCGGCTGGTCATTGGTTGAGTGCCCCTCGGGTGTGATCCTACACATATAGAGAGTCGCGACCAGCGCTCACGTGCCAAATTGAAACAGGAGGGTAGGGGATAAGTTACTCCTCGCCCATGCATCAGCGTAAAGCTATTGCAAGCCTCTGCATGGCTACCTCGCGGCTTTTTCACGAAAGAATCCTTGACGCCCGGGCGAGTCGGTTCTAAACAGCGCCTACCTAAGCGGTCGGTCGTGAATGTCACACCGGGTCCCTGCCATCTTGTGCGGGAATCCAGGACACTCAAACACACTGTCGGGTAACTAGACGAAGCAAATCCTTGTGCGCATGACTGCCCGCGTTAAGCAGGTGGTCCGCTGCAATTAAGGCGCCGCCGTACTCTCTTGTAGAGGTCGGATGAGCGCCGTTTTGGTTTGCTTAGCTAGACCGCAATGAATTTTGGACGATGGAAAGAGCGAAATGCCCACCATTAATCAGCTGATCCGCAAACCACGCGCCAGCAAGCCAAAGCGGAACAAGGTTCCGGCCATGGAAGCTAACCCGCAGAAGCGCGGCGTATGCTCTCGTGTGTACACGACTACCCCTAAGAAGCCGAACTCGGCTCTGCGTAAGGTTGCCAAGGTTCGCCTGACCAACCAGCGCGAAGTGATTTCGTACATTCCAGGTGAAGGTCACAACCTGCAGGAGCACTCCGTGGTCCTGATCCGTGGCGGCCGCGTTCGCGACTTGCCGGGCGTTCGTTACCACGTGCTCCGCGGCGTTCTCGACACGCAGAGCGTCAAGGACCGCAAGCAACGCCGTTCGAAGTACGGCGCGAAGCGTCCGAAGTAAGGAGATCGAAATATGTCCCGTCGTCACCGCGCTGAAAAACGCGACGTTATTCCGGACGCTAAGTTCGGCGATCTGGTCCTTACCAAGTTCATGAACTCGCTCATGAAGGACGGCAAGAAGTCGGCTGCTGAAAACATCGTTTACGGTGCTTTCGACATCGTCGAAGCCAAGTCCAAGCAGGACCCAATCACGGTGTTCCACACCGCGCTCGACAACATCCGCCCAGCGGTTGAAGTTCGTTCGCGTCGTGTTGGCGGCGCCACCTACCAGGTTCCGGTTGAAGTCCGTGCTGATCGTCAGCAGGCTCTGGCCATTCGCTGGCTCATCGAGTCTGCCCGCAAGCGCGGCGAGAACACCATGCGTGAGCGCCTTTCGGGCGAGCTCATGGATGCTCTCAATGGCCGTGGCCAGGCTGTCAAGAAGCGCGAAGATACGCACCGTATGGCTGATGCCAACCGTGCCTTCTCGCACTACCGCTGGTAGTAGGAGCACCTCATGGCACGCGAAACAGCCATTAATCTCTATCGTAACTTCGGCATCATGGCTCACATCGATGCTGGCAAGACGACCACGACCGAGCGCATCCTGTACTATACGGGCAAGAACCATAAGATGGGCGAGACCCATGATGGTGCTTCGACCATGGACTGGATGGAGCAGGAGCAGGAACGCGGCATCACCATTACTTCGGCTGCTACGACGACGTCGTGGAAGTCGCGTGATGGCGTGCAGCACCGCTTCAACATCATCGACACCCCCGGCCACGTGGACTTCACTATTGAAGTTGAGCGTTCGCTGCGCGTGCTTGACGGTGCCGTTGCTCTGCTCGATGCCAACGCCGGCGTTGAGCCTCAGACGGAAACCGTCTGGCGCCAGGCTGACAAGTACCATGTTCCTCGTCTGATCTTCGTCAACAAGATGGACAAGATCGGTGCTGACTTCTACCGGTGCGTCGAAATGATCGGCTCGCGTCTGGGTGCCAAGGGCGTTCCAGTGCAGCTGCCAATCGGTGCCGAAACGGAATTCAAGGGCGTTGTCGATCTGATCGAAATGAACGCGCTGATCTGGCATAACGAAGAGCTGGGCGCTGCCTGGGACGTCGTTGAGATCCCTGAAGACCTCAAGGAAAAAGCAGCCAAGTACCGCGAAGCCATGATCGAAGCAGCCGTCGAGCTCGACGATGCAGCGATGGAAGCTTACCTCGGTGGCGAACTGCCAAACAACGACACCATTCGTCGTCTTCTGCGCCAGGGCGTGATCGACGCTAAGTTCTTCCTGGTCTATGCAGGCTCGGCGTTCAAGAACAAGGGCGTGCAGCCCCTGCTGGACGGCGTGATCGACTTCCTGCCGTCGCCAGTCGATGTTCCTGCTATCCAGGGTATCGATGCCAAGACCGAACAGCCAATCGAGCGTCATGCTGACGATAGCGAGCCGCTCTCGATGCTTGCGTTCAAGATCGCCAACGACCCGCACATGGGTTCGCTGACGTTCTGCCGCATCTACTCGGGTCACCTCGAGCAGGGCGCGATGCTGGAAAACACTGTGAAGGGCAAGCGCGAACGCGTTGGCCGCATGTTCCAGATGCACGCAAACAGCCGCGAGCAGATCACGGAAGCCTTTGCTGGCGACATCGTGGCTATCGTTGGTCTCAAGGACACCACCACCGGTGACACCCTGACGCCACAGAACTCGCAGGTTATCCTTGAGCGGATGATCTTCCCTGAGCCAGTTATCGATATTTCGGTTGAGCCGAAGTCGAAGGCTGACCAGGAAAAGATGGGTCTCGCTCTGAACCGTCTCGCTGCTGAAGATCCATCCTTCCGCGTCAAGACCGATGAAGAATCCGGCCAGACCATTATTTCGGGCATGGGCGAACTTCACCTCGACATTCTCGTCGACCGTATGCGTCGCGAGTTCAAGGTCGAGGCAAACATCGGTCAGCCGCAGGTGGCTTATCGTGAGACGATCACCAAGAAGGCCGATGTGGACTATACCCACAAGAAGCAGTCGGGTGGTTCGGGCCAGTTTGCTCGCGTCAAGCTCTCGGTTGAGCCGGGCGAATTGGGCAAGGGTCTCGAGTTCGTGAACGCCGTCGTCGGTGGTTCGGTGCCAAAGGAATATATCCCAGGCGTCGAAAAGGGCGTGAAGTCGGTCATGTCGGCCGGTCCGCTGATCGGGTTCCCGATCGTGGACGTTAAGGTGACGCTGACTGAAGGCGCTTACCACGATGTTGACTCGTCCGTGCTGGCATTCGAAATCGCTGGTCGTGCTGGTTTCAACGAAGCCCTCCGCAAGGCGGCTCCGAAGATCCTCGAGCCGATCATGAAGGTTGAAGTTGTCACCCCGGAAGACTACATGGGCGATGTCATCGGCGACCTCAATTCTCGGCGCGGGCAGATCCAGGGCACAGAAAGCCGTGGCATCCTCCAGGTCGTGAATGCCTTCGTACCTCTGGCGAACATGTTCGGCTACGTGAACTCCCTCCGCTCGATGAGCCAGGGCCGTGCACAGTACTCGATGTCGTTCGATCACTACGAGCAGGTCCCACAGGCCGTTGCCGACGAAGTCCAGGCCAAGTACGCCTAAACAAGAAACTGAAACTCAAGGTTGGCCGCAGGGCTAACGAATACGGAGAGAAGCGATGGGCAAGGAAAAGTTTTCCCGCAATAAGCCTCACTGCAACATCGGCACCATCGGTCACGTTGACCATGGCAAGACCTCGCTGACTGCAGCGATCACCAAGATCCTGGCCGAGACCGGCGGCGCGCAGTTCAAGGACTACGCATCGATCGACAGCGCGCCAGAAGAGAAGGCTCGCGGCATCACCATCAACACTTCGCACGTTGAGTACGAGACGGCTAACCGTCACTACGCACACGTCGATTGCCCAGGCCACGCCGACTATGTGAAGAACATGATCACCGGCGCTGCCCAGATGGACGGCGCGATCCTGGTCGTTTCGGCTGCTGACGGCCCAATGCCACAGACCCGTGAGCACATCCTGCTTGCTCGTCAGGTTGGCGTGCCAGCACTGGTCGTGTTCCTGAACAAGTGCGACATGGTTGACGATCCAGAGCTGCTGGAACTCGTTGAGCTGGAAGTTCGTGAACTTCTGTCCTCGTACGAATTCCCAGGCGACGACATCCCAATCATCAAGGGTTCGGCTCTCGCTGCTCTTGAAGATTCCGACAAGAAGCTCGGCCACGACGCCGTTCTGGAACTGATGGCCGCTGTTGATGCGTACATCCCACAGCCAGAGCGTCCAGTTGACCTGCCATTCCTGCTGCCAATCGAAGACGTGTTCTCGATCTCTGGCCGCGGTACTGTGGTCACCGGCCGCGTTGAGCGTGGTATCGTCAAGGTTGGCGAAGAAGTCGAAATCGTCGGCATCAAGGCAACTCAGAAGACCACCGTTACCGGTGTTGAAATGTTCCGCAAGCTGCTCGACTCGGGCCAGGCTGGCGACAACGTTGGCGCACTGATCCGCGGTATCGATCGTACTCAGGTTGAGCGCGGTCAGGTTCTCTGCAAGCCAGGCTCCGTGACTCCACACACCGACTTCGTTGCTGAGGCTTATATCCTCACCAAGGAAGAAGGCGGTCGTCACACTCCGTTCTTCGGCAACTACCGTCCGCAGTTCTACTTCCGTACCACGGACGTGACCGGCATCGTGACCCTGCCAGAAGGCACGGAAATGGTTATGCCTGGTGACAACATCAACATGAACGTTCAGCTCATTGTTCCGATCGCAATGGAAGAGAAGCTCCGCTTCGCTATCCGTGAAGGTGGCCGCACCGTCGGCGCCGGCGTCGTTGCGAAGATCCTGAAGTAAGCCTTATTGAGACATTCGCGGCGCGCGGATTTACGCGCGCCGCGATCCATTTTCGTCAGGATTTACAAGATGAACGGTCAGAATATTCGCATTCGCCTCAAGGCGTTTGACCATCGCGTTCTCGACGCTTCCACGCGTGAGATCGTGTCGACGGCCAAGCGTACGGGCGCGCAGGTTCGCGGTCCTATCCCGCTTCCGACGCGAATCGACAAATTTACCGTGAACCGCTCGCCACATATCGATAAGAAGGCGCGTGAGCAGTTCGAGATTCGCACCCACAAGCGTCTGTTGGACATCGTTGATCCAACCCCGCAGACCGTGGATGCACTGATGAAGCTTGATCTCGCAGCCGGCGTCGACGTCGAAATCAAGCTCTAAATATTGAGTTTTCCGCGCTTACCGCAAAAAGGGTCCTCTGAAACCATGACCCGGTACAGCGCCAAATAGAAGGTAATAACCGATGCGTTCTGGATTGATCGCACAGAAGCTGGGCATGACCCGCATTTTCGCTGAGGACGGCTCGCACGTTCCAGTGACAGTGCTGGGCCTGCAGAACTGCCAGGTGGTAGGCCAGCGGACCGCTGATAAGGACGGCTACGTCGCACTGCAGCTTGGCGCAGGCCAGGCCAAAGTGAAGAACACAACCAAGGCAGAGCGCGGCCAGTTCGCCGTTGCCAAGGTTGAGCCAAAGCGTCACGTCGCGGAATTCCGCGTTGATGAAGCCAACCTCATTGAGGTCGGCGCTACGCTTCAGGCTGACCACTTCCTCGAAGGCCAGCTGGTAGACGTTACCGGCACTTCGATTGGTAAGGGCTTTGCCGGCGGCATGAAGCGCTGGAACTTTGGCGGCCTGCGTGCATCGCACGGCGTGTCGGTTTCGCACCGTTCGATCGGTTCTACCGGTGGTCGTCAGGACCCAGGTAAGACCTTCAAGAATAAAAAGATGCCGGGCCACATGGGCGATCGTCGCATCACCACGCAGAACGTCAAGGTCGTTAAGACCGACGTGGAACGTGGTCTGATCCTGATCCAGGGTTCGGTTCCCGGCGCCAAGGGCGCTTGGATCATGATCAAGGATGCTGTGAAGAAGCCAGCCCCACAGGGCGCTGCTTTCCCAGGCTCGTTCAAGGCCGCCGCAGATGTCGCGGGGGAAGGTAAGTAAATGGAACTCAAGGTCACAACCCTCGACGGCAAGGCCGCTGGTACGATCCAGCTCGCCGATGACGTCTTCGGTCTGGAAGTCCGCCAGGACATCCTGCACCGCATGGTTCGTTATCAGCAGCTCAAGGCGATGGCTGGCACGCATGACGTGAAGCATCGTTCGGAAGGCTCGCGCACCGGCAAGAAGTTCGTGAAGCAGAAGGGCTCGGGCGGCGCTCGCCATGGCGATCGCAAGGCTCCACAGTTCCGTGGTGGTGGTCGTGCATTCGGCCCAACGCCTCGCAGCCACGCCATCGACCTTCCAAAGAAGGTTCGCGCACTGGCGCTGAAGCATGCTCTGTCGTCCAAGGCCAAGTCCGGCTCGCTGATCGTCATCGACAGCGTTGCCCAGAAGGAAGCCAAGACCGCTGGTCTGCTGGCAACTTTCGGCAAGCTGGAATGGACCAACGCGCTGATCATCGACGGTGCTGCAGTGGATCAGAACTTTGCTCTGTCCGCTCGTAACATCCCGCACATCGACGTGCTGCCTGTGCAGGGGATCAACGTTGTTTCGATCCTCAAGCGTGACAAGCTCGTCCTGACCAAGGCAGCGCTCGAAGCGCTGGAAGCGAGGTTCGCATGAACAAGCTCAGCGCTTACGACATCATCCGTAACCCCGTCGTGACTGAAAAGTCGACGATGGCTTCGGAAAATAACCAGGTCGTTTTCGACGTGGCGATTGATGCCAACAAGACCGATATCAAGGCCGCCGTCGAGCAGCTGTTTTCGGTTAAGGTCAAGGCAGTGAACACCCTGGTCCGCAAGGGCAAGGTGAAGCGCTTCCGCGGCAAGATTGGCACGCGCAACGACGTCAAGAAGGCTGTTGTGACCCTCGTCGACGGCCAGTCGATCGATATTTCGACCGGCCTCTAAGGGATAGAGACAAAAAATGGCTCTTAAAACTTACAATCCAACGTCCGAAGGCCGTCGTCAGCTCGTGACGACCGACCGTTCGGAACTCTGGAAGGGCAAGCCGGTCAAGACTTTGACCGAAGGCCTCTCCAAGTCGGGC from Devosia sp. 2618 carries:
- a CDS encoding universal stress protein, with protein sequence MTYKTILVASDGSELAKRAVVQAGAIAKALGASLSVVTVSSPPPTFAAAEIGWSVPPNVFDQIHAANDAAASKIFAQAKVASGIAISKSVHFQNASPADGIIETAKQLGADLIVMGSHGHSGLNRLLLGSQATKVLAHSTVPVLIVK
- a CDS encoding YbjN domain-containing protein, whose product is MKFSTMIAGAALAATLSAPSQAQTMLTGSDTGEILSIARGYGKAELTKQSNGDPQISGNMDGLDYHIFFQNCTKNKRCEDINFYIGFLDNKPSLEDINDWNRNKRFSRAYLDSDDDACVEMDLDLVQGVSAKYLESQFDLWEQIVHQFSEHIGY
- the rpsL gene encoding 30S ribosomal protein S12; this encodes MPTINQLIRKPRASKPKRNKVPAMEANPQKRGVCSRVYTTTPKKPNSALRKVAKVRLTNQREVISYIPGEGHNLQEHSVVLIRGGRVRDLPGVRYHVLRGVLDTQSVKDRKQRRSKYGAKRPK
- the rpsG gene encoding 30S ribosomal protein S7, producing MSRRHRAEKRDVIPDAKFGDLVLTKFMNSLMKDGKKSAAENIVYGAFDIVEAKSKQDPITVFHTALDNIRPAVEVRSRRVGGATYQVPVEVRADRQQALAIRWLIESARKRGENTMRERLSGELMDALNGRGQAVKKREDTHRMADANRAFSHYRW
- the fusA gene encoding elongation factor G is translated as MARETAINLYRNFGIMAHIDAGKTTTTERILYYTGKNHKMGETHDGASTMDWMEQEQERGITITSAATTTSWKSRDGVQHRFNIIDTPGHVDFTIEVERSLRVLDGAVALLDANAGVEPQTETVWRQADKYHVPRLIFVNKMDKIGADFYRCVEMIGSRLGAKGVPVQLPIGAETEFKGVVDLIEMNALIWHNEELGAAWDVVEIPEDLKEKAAKYREAMIEAAVELDDAAMEAYLGGELPNNDTIRRLLRQGVIDAKFFLVYAGSAFKNKGVQPLLDGVIDFLPSPVDVPAIQGIDAKTEQPIERHADDSEPLSMLAFKIANDPHMGSLTFCRIYSGHLEQGAMLENTVKGKRERVGRMFQMHANSREQITEAFAGDIVAIVGLKDTTTGDTLTPQNSQVILERMIFPEPVIDISVEPKSKADQEKMGLALNRLAAEDPSFRVKTDEESGQTIISGMGELHLDILVDRMRREFKVEANIGQPQVAYRETITKKADVDYTHKKQSGGSGQFARVKLSVEPGELGKGLEFVNAVVGGSVPKEYIPGVEKGVKSVMSAGPLIGFPIVDVKVTLTEGAYHDVDSSVLAFEIAGRAGFNEALRKAAPKILEPIMKVEVVTPEDYMGDVIGDLNSRRGQIQGTESRGILQVVNAFVPLANMFGYVNSLRSMSQGRAQYSMSFDHYEQVPQAVADEVQAKYA
- the tuf gene encoding elongation factor Tu; the protein is MGKEKFSRNKPHCNIGTIGHVDHGKTSLTAAITKILAETGGAQFKDYASIDSAPEEKARGITINTSHVEYETANRHYAHVDCPGHADYVKNMITGAAQMDGAILVVSAADGPMPQTREHILLARQVGVPALVVFLNKCDMVDDPELLELVELEVRELLSSYEFPGDDIPIIKGSALAALEDSDKKLGHDAVLELMAAVDAYIPQPERPVDLPFLLPIEDVFSISGRGTVVTGRVERGIVKVGEEVEIVGIKATQKTTVTGVEMFRKLLDSGQAGDNVGALIRGIDRTQVERGQVLCKPGSVTPHTDFVAEAYILTKEEGGRHTPFFGNYRPQFYFRTTDVTGIVTLPEGTEMVMPGDNINMNVQLIVPIAMEEKLRFAIREGGRTVGAGVVAKILK
- the rpsJ gene encoding 30S ribosomal protein S10, coding for MNGQNIRIRLKAFDHRVLDASTREIVSTAKRTGAQVRGPIPLPTRIDKFTVNRSPHIDKKAREQFEIRTHKRLLDIVDPTPQTVDALMKLDLAAGVDVEIKL
- the rplC gene encoding 50S ribosomal protein L3 encodes the protein MRSGLIAQKLGMTRIFAEDGSHVPVTVLGLQNCQVVGQRTADKDGYVALQLGAGQAKVKNTTKAERGQFAVAKVEPKRHVAEFRVDEANLIEVGATLQADHFLEGQLVDVTGTSIGKGFAGGMKRWNFGGLRASHGVSVSHRSIGSTGGRQDPGKTFKNKKMPGHMGDRRITTQNVKVVKTDVERGLILIQGSVPGAKGAWIMIKDAVKKPAPQGAAFPGSFKAAADVAGEGK
- the rplD gene encoding 50S ribosomal protein L4; its protein translation is MELKVTTLDGKAAGTIQLADDVFGLEVRQDILHRMVRYQQLKAMAGTHDVKHRSEGSRTGKKFVKQKGSGGARHGDRKAPQFRGGGRAFGPTPRSHAIDLPKKVRALALKHALSSKAKSGSLIVIDSVAQKEAKTAGLLATFGKLEWTNALIIDGAAVDQNFALSARNIPHIDVLPVQGINVVSILKRDKLVLTKAALEALEARFA
- a CDS encoding 50S ribosomal protein L23 produces the protein MNKLSAYDIIRNPVVTEKSTMASENNQVVFDVAIDANKTDIKAAVEQLFSVKVKAVNTLVRKGKVKRFRGKIGTRNDVKKAVVTLVDGQSIDISTGL